The proteins below are encoded in one region of Pseudomonas putida S13.1.2:
- a CDS encoding NEL-type E3 ubiquitin ligase domain-containing protein gives MPQTDTDTRVQNADAEFTAELLPAWLKNASGVQIESLRAKVRAHLASQRQLSVSTRQLQPLHTFAKNLLEPAIKARMGVTLDLDTALWREERRRLDISQGTIREFTSYFVRGPALQKLVQNFESAESFFAQTALVQAAQAGALSEQVVCSDIDGLVSLCRSTDVGAAYQRHLAQVYNDDFERALAEDKRLELAVAVQTASMKGQLTEHDLRMVQQAIRGVAVSHPQSQRVVVGGLKVLSCQLDGVLAFELLGSWARPSQPIPLPDTNRGVLLYLPDDPQQPLRFFDDWSAANRGLVAALADDSFRKAFAQRTTLHDRARYLTLLATRLGDDQPDLQPVLVPSSSGAFSAMAAWHVQRVKRDASFLAVPTEQADATAAARRQRELESAGLALLSLAGLFVPAIGALLLIDWGRQLLGQLYEGVNDWSQGHQHEALEHLLQLASSLAATGLVAGGVVAARSAFFDALEPVTTEAGAQRLWRHDLQPYRQPKPSVPLVELDSGLYSDGNGHWWRDGQGYYRVRQDARGTWRLLHREQPGAFGPGLQGNGERAWRLALERPLEWGGEVELLSRLWPSVWDLDSERVAQILKVADIDEVHLRGLLVEGRRLPVRLRDTLERFSVDARIQRFFQAAAPSEADTDIWHWCVNSLGLAGVVDDEQTALIQASAVSLRPRLLEHFSSRYLIDDEAVSLVKRDFPTLPDAYALEVLNRADDAMRLRMRTEARLPLALAERARGLLQEARLVRLREALYLRGSYRVDTVELLFVLLRHHGLGQSHFNLVLRDKSEFGPVLARLFPEARGQQTLVLVWRQGAFDLYEENGLRSELEVAEPQGIFEVLAACLPEAYRQRQGWLGEDALARMRAAMLGWVPAQRQALLRLLGWREARALPSSLQRLADGRVGYLLSGRAVSSVPSGQVLRQRIRSLYPGFDQQEVERFLQILLRVPGSVYSGLLRMEQEYQRLDEHLQSWTVAVLGRARNTRREVADAFRRAWRLEGEQLVDGLGEATGLRLSLVGWPVGELPALPAGTDFAHVIDLRLVGLHLQALSAGFLRSFPGLQSLDLSNNSLDALPEHLRGLPLLRHLNLRRNRIRVTANQSSALTELPQLRTLDLSENPLGAISLQFNQLSGLRDLRLFRCGLLRVPAGLEWLGMLQNVDLRNNLLSDLPAALLDAPEPLRRVIAVQGNALSAHITERLYAQAPHVHLGGEAVEAVDGMAMWLATLEEADIDDRRRQWEALLREPGSTAFFQLLDELTGSSDYRLVRTDLSRRVWTMIEALNQDTRMRQELFELAADPRTCVDSVASCFGHLEVRQQVLLATHGGDPLTTRDARLQLARRLFRLDRVEAFARQDFQARPQPGDGEAVDEVEVSLAYRTGLSVRLDLIGQPRTMQFRAIAGVTRNDLERVYRAVQEAEASDELAVFISQRDFWLPVLRGQRADDFEALEQRFETRLQALDERKEALGSAAYVQQANQIGKDRDAALNALALRLTREALLAPS, from the coding sequence ATGCCACAGACTGATACCGACACCCGCGTGCAAAATGCCGATGCTGAATTCACTGCCGAGCTCCTGCCTGCTTGGCTGAAGAATGCCAGCGGGGTGCAAATCGAGAGCCTGCGCGCCAAGGTCAGGGCTCACCTCGCCAGCCAAAGGCAGTTGTCGGTCTCGACCCGGCAACTTCAGCCACTGCACACATTCGCCAAGAATTTGCTCGAGCCGGCCATCAAGGCCAGGATGGGCGTGACGCTTGACCTGGATACTGCGCTGTGGCGGGAAGAGCGCCGTCGGTTGGACATTTCGCAAGGGACCATACGCGAATTCACGTCTTATTTCGTCAGGGGCCCCGCGCTGCAGAAGCTGGTGCAAAACTTCGAGAGCGCTGAGTCGTTCTTTGCCCAGACTGCCCTGGTGCAAGCTGCGCAGGCGGGCGCGCTAAGCGAACAGGTAGTGTGCAGTGACATCGATGGCCTGGTCAGCCTGTGCCGCAGTACGGACGTTGGCGCAGCCTACCAGAGGCACCTGGCGCAGGTGTACAACGATGACTTCGAACGCGCCCTGGCCGAAGACAAGCGCCTTGAACTGGCGGTGGCGGTCCAGACGGCGAGCATGAAGGGGCAACTGACTGAGCATGATCTGCGCATGGTGCAGCAGGCGATTCGCGGCGTGGCAGTCAGCCATCCGCAAAGCCAGCGAGTGGTGGTGGGGGGGCTCAAGGTATTGAGTTGCCAGCTGGATGGCGTGCTGGCATTCGAGCTGCTGGGCTCATGGGCGCGGCCTAGCCAACCTATCCCTCTACCGGACACAAACCGGGGAGTGCTGCTCTACCTGCCGGATGATCCACAGCAGCCGTTGCGCTTTTTCGATGACTGGTCAGCGGCCAACCGGGGGCTGGTTGCGGCCCTGGCAGACGACAGTTTCCGCAAGGCCTTCGCCCAGCGGACAACGCTACATGACCGGGCGCGCTACCTGACTTTGCTTGCCACGCGTCTGGGCGATGACCAGCCCGACCTGCAACCCGTATTGGTGCCGAGCTCTTCAGGCGCTTTCAGTGCGATGGCCGCCTGGCACGTGCAGCGGGTCAAGCGCGACGCAAGCTTTCTGGCTGTACCCACTGAGCAGGCGGATGCCACAGCCGCAGCCCGGCGCCAGCGCGAACTTGAAAGCGCCGGCCTTGCGTTACTGAGCCTGGCGGGTTTGTTTGTGCCAGCGATTGGCGCGCTGTTGCTGATCGATTGGGGACGGCAATTGCTTGGCCAGCTCTATGAAGGAGTCAATGACTGGAGCCAAGGGCATCAGCACGAAGCCCTTGAACACCTGTTGCAGCTGGCCTCCAGCCTTGCTGCCACAGGTCTGGTGGCAGGAGGCGTAGTCGCAGCCCGTAGTGCGTTCTTCGATGCGCTGGAACCTGTCACTACAGAAGCGGGGGCGCAACGCTTGTGGCGGCACGATTTGCAACCCTACCGCCAGCCCAAACCCAGCGTGCCACTGGTCGAACTGGACAGTGGGCTGTACAGCGATGGTAACGGGCACTGGTGGCGTGATGGGCAAGGGTATTATCGGGTGAGACAGGATGCCCGAGGCACCTGGCGCCTGCTGCATCGCGAGCAGCCCGGCGCTTTCGGGCCTGGCCTGCAAGGTAATGGCGAGCGTGCGTGGCGTCTGGCCCTGGAGCGCCCACTGGAGTGGGGGGGCGAGGTTGAGCTGCTGAGCCGGCTTTGGCCCTCGGTATGGGATCTGGACAGCGAGCGCGTGGCGCAGATCCTCAAGGTTGCCGATATCGACGAAGTACACCTGCGAGGTTTGCTGGTGGAGGGGCGGCGCTTGCCGGTTCGCTTGCGCGACACCCTGGAGAGGTTCTCGGTGGATGCGCGTATCCAGCGGTTTTTCCAGGCTGCAGCGCCAAGCGAGGCCGATACCGACATCTGGCACTGGTGTGTCAACAGCCTGGGGTTGGCAGGCGTGGTAGATGACGAGCAGACCGCTTTGATCCAGGCCAGCGCTGTCAGCTTGCGCCCGCGTTTGCTGGAGCACTTCTCCAGCCGGTACCTGATCGATGACGAGGCGGTAAGCCTGGTGAAACGAGACTTCCCGACACTGCCGGACGCCTATGCACTCGAGGTACTGAATCGAGCCGATGACGCAATGCGTCTGCGCATGCGCACCGAAGCGCGCCTGCCACTGGCATTGGCAGAGCGAGCACGTGGCCTGCTGCAGGAAGCCCGTCTGGTCCGGCTACGCGAGGCGCTGTACCTGCGGGGTAGCTACCGTGTCGATACGGTCGAACTGTTGTTTGTGCTGTTACGCCACCATGGGCTTGGGCAGTCTCATTTCAACCTGGTACTGCGGGACAAGTCCGAATTCGGCCCCGTGCTGGCGAGGCTGTTTCCCGAAGCAAGGGGGCAGCAAACCCTTGTGCTGGTGTGGCGACAAGGTGCTTTCGACCTGTATGAAGAAAACGGTCTGCGCAGCGAGCTGGAGGTCGCCGAGCCGCAAGGCATTTTTGAAGTGTTGGCAGCTTGCCTTCCAGAAGCCTATCGGCAGCGTCAGGGCTGGCTTGGTGAAGATGCCCTGGCACGCATGCGGGCCGCGATGCTGGGCTGGGTGCCAGCGCAGCGGCAGGCGTTGCTTCGTCTGCTCGGCTGGCGCGAAGCTCGCGCGCTGCCTTCGTCCTTGCAGCGCCTTGCTGACGGGCGGGTCGGCTACTTGCTCAGCGGTCGGGCCGTATCGTCGGTGCCCTCAGGGCAGGTTCTGCGTCAGCGGATTCGCAGCCTTTACCCAGGCTTTGATCAGCAAGAGGTCGAGCGCTTCCTGCAGATTCTGCTGCGTGTTCCTGGCTCGGTCTACTCGGGCCTGCTGCGCATGGAGCAGGAGTATCAGCGCCTCGATGAGCACCTGCAAAGCTGGACGGTGGCGGTGTTGGGGCGCGCGAGAAATACCCGGCGGGAGGTCGCCGATGCTTTCCGGCGTGCCTGGCGACTGGAAGGCGAGCAGTTGGTCGATGGCCTGGGAGAGGCGACCGGCTTGCGCTTGAGTCTCGTCGGTTGGCCGGTGGGAGAGCTGCCAGCCTTACCCGCCGGTACAGACTTTGCTCATGTCATCGACTTGCGGCTGGTAGGGCTGCATCTGCAAGCCTTGTCGGCCGGTTTTCTACGCAGTTTCCCGGGCTTGCAGAGTCTGGACCTGAGCAATAACAGCTTGGACGCCCTGCCTGAACATCTGCGCGGGCTTCCTCTCTTGAGGCACCTGAACCTGCGGCGCAACCGCATTCGCGTAACGGCAAATCAGTCCAGCGCCCTGACCGAGCTACCCCAATTGCGAACGCTTGACCTGAGTGAGAACCCGTTGGGTGCGATCAGCCTTCAGTTCAACCAGTTGTCCGGCCTGCGTGACTTGCGGTTGTTCCGCTGCGGCTTGTTGCGGGTGCCGGCAGGGTTGGAGTGGTTGGGGATGCTGCAAAATGTTGACCTGCGCAACAACTTGCTAAGCGATCTGCCAGCGGCATTGCTCGATGCTCCGGAGCCTCTGCGTCGCGTGATAGCTGTACAGGGCAACGCATTGTCCGCGCACATAACCGAGCGCCTGTATGCCCAGGCTCCGCACGTGCACCTGGGGGGCGAGGCAGTGGAAGCTGTGGATGGCATGGCCATGTGGCTCGCAACCCTGGAGGAGGCCGATATTGACGATCGACGCCGCCAATGGGAAGCCTTGCTGCGTGAGCCAGGGAGCACTGCGTTCTTCCAACTGCTCGACGAGCTTACCGGGAGCTCGGACTATCGTCTGGTGCGCACTGACCTGAGCCGGCGTGTGTGGACCATGATCGAGGCGCTCAACCAGGATACGCGCATGCGCCAGGAACTGTTCGAACTGGCGGCTGATCCGCGTACTTGCGTGGACAGCGTTGCCAGTTGTTTCGGTCACCTGGAGGTGCGCCAGCAAGTGCTCCTGGCTACCCACGGCGGTGACCCACTGACCACGCGTGACGCACGGCTGCAGTTGGCTCGGCGCCTCTTCCGGCTGGACCGTGTGGAAGCGTTCGCACGTCAGGACTTCCAGGCCCGGCCGCAACCCGGGGATGGTGAAGCGGTGGACGAGGTGGAAGTCAGCCTCGCCTACCGCACCGGGCTATCGGTACGGCTCGATCTGATTGGTCAGCCACGTACCATGCAGTTTCGCGCGATTGCCGGGGTGACCCGCAATGATCTGGAAAGGGTTTACCGAGCTGTGCAGGAGGCTGAAGCCAGCGACGAACTGGCGGTTTTCATAAGCCAGCGTGATTTCTGGTTGCCGGTGCTGCGGGGGCAGCGTGCAGATGATTTCGAGGCGCTCGAGCAACGGTTCGAGACCCGATTGCAGGCACTCGATGAGCGCAAGGAGGCGCTAGGCAGTGCAGCATATGTGCAACAGGCCAACCAGATAGGCAAGGACCGTGATGCGGCGCTGAATGCACTGGCTCTGCGCTTGACCCGCGAAGCGCTGCTGGCGCCGTCCTGA
- a CDS encoding AraC family transcriptional regulator: MSEKDTISMQLVREALLQTCPAGEPDVGLLARAGIDAGQLQAPDARVSAEAYARLWRLLARRCNDEFFAMDPRGLRSGSLAFLCRASMAQPTLGEGLETALAFLSLMLEDLQPSLVRQQGLAEIVINEPRDLPRRAFTYFTFWMIVHGVACWLAGRRIAILAIELRCAEPPYCDDYRVMFSENLQFDRPSTRMIISADCLDVPLRRSPEDLQRFLAEAPGNILVKYRDPSSLARRIRADLLQLDPSRWPDADALARKLCLSSSTLRRRLAEEGQSYQVLKDSVRRELAIAWLSQVEAPMGEIAERLGFADGSSFYKAFRKWFGCNPGQYRALIQARGTAG; encoded by the coding sequence ATGAGCGAGAAAGACACCATTTCCATGCAACTGGTGCGCGAAGCCTTGTTGCAGACCTGCCCGGCGGGTGAGCCGGATGTGGGGTTGCTGGCCCGCGCCGGTATCGATGCGGGGCAGTTGCAGGCCCCGGATGCACGGGTCAGCGCCGAGGCCTATGCCCGCCTCTGGCGCTTGCTGGCGCGGCGTTGCAACGACGAGTTCTTTGCCATGGACCCGCGCGGCCTGCGCAGCGGCAGCCTGGCGTTCCTGTGCCGGGCGAGCATGGCCCAGCCAACCTTGGGCGAGGGCCTGGAAACCGCGCTGGCGTTTCTTTCGCTGATGCTCGAAGACTTGCAGCCGAGCCTGGTGCGTCAGCAGGGCCTGGCCGAAATCGTCATCAATGAGCCGCGCGATCTCCCACGGCGGGCGTTCACCTATTTCACCTTCTGGATGATCGTGCATGGCGTGGCCTGCTGGCTGGCCGGGCGACGCATCGCCATCCTGGCCATCGAGTTGCGCTGTGCCGAACCACCGTACTGCGACGATTACCGGGTGATGTTTTCGGAGAACCTGCAGTTCGATCGGCCCAGCACCCGCATGATCATCAGCGCAGATTGCCTTGACGTGCCACTGCGCCGCAGCCCCGAGGACCTGCAGCGCTTTTTGGCCGAGGCGCCCGGCAACATCCTGGTCAAGTACCGTGATCCTTCCAGCCTGGCGCGGCGTATCCGCGCCGACCTGCTGCAACTGGACCCGTCGCGTTGGCCCGATGCCGATGCCCTGGCACGAAAACTGTGCCTGTCTTCGTCAACCTTGCGGCGTCGGTTGGCGGAGGAGGGGCAGAGCTACCAGGTGCTCAAGGATAGCGTCCGGCGTGAGCTGGCCATTGCGTGGTTGAGCCAGGTCGAGGCGCCCATGGGGGAAATTGCCGAGCGCCTTGGCTTTGCCGATGGCAGTTCGTTCTACAAGGCGTTTCGCAAGTGGTTCGGCTGCAACCCTGGGCAGTACCGTGCGCTGATCCAGGCCCGGGGCACGGCAGGCTGA
- a CDS encoding LysR substrate-binding domain-containing protein, which yields MNLFQLRAFDAVAREGSFTRAAERLFISQPAVTGHIKALEEHYQITLLRRTARRVELTEEGTRLAAITRAMFGLAEEAQAMLEANRQLLTGRLEVAADGPHRVMPMLAQLRERYPGITVNLRLGNAQETLAALLSEHADVAVLTEIEPRKGLYLQNLCESRLCALLPAGHAWAGGEGDLPLAELHQQIMVLREPSSTTRRTFDKACATAGVQPRVLLELDSREAVTEAVASQLGIGVVSSTEVANDPRVVARPLGGQGLVNQHMVGCLERRRELRLIQAFLGLAASL from the coding sequence ATGAACTTGTTCCAGCTACGTGCCTTCGACGCCGTGGCCCGTGAGGGCAGCTTTACCCGTGCTGCCGAGCGCCTGTTCATCAGCCAGCCGGCAGTGACCGGGCACATCAAGGCCCTCGAGGAGCACTACCAGATCACCTTGCTGCGGCGCACCGCGCGGCGCGTGGAGTTGACCGAAGAGGGCACGCGGCTGGCGGCCATCACCCGGGCCATGTTCGGCCTGGCTGAGGAGGCGCAGGCCATGCTCGAAGCCAACCGGCAGTTGCTGACCGGGCGCCTGGAAGTGGCTGCCGATGGCCCGCACCGGGTCATGCCCATGCTGGCGCAGTTACGCGAGCGCTACCCCGGCATCACGGTCAATTTGCGGCTGGGTAACGCGCAGGAGACGCTGGCTGCGCTGTTGTCCGAACATGCCGACGTGGCGGTGCTGACCGAGATCGAGCCACGCAAGGGCCTGTACCTGCAGAACCTGTGCGAATCGCGCTTGTGCGCGTTGTTGCCAGCGGGCCATGCCTGGGCTGGCGGCGAAGGTGACTTGCCCCTGGCCGAGCTGCACCAGCAGATCATGGTGCTGCGCGAACCCAGCTCGACTACCCGGCGTACCTTCGACAAGGCCTGTGCTACTGCCGGTGTGCAGCCACGGGTGCTGCTGGAGCTGGACAGCCGTGAGGCGGTCACCGAGGCGGTGGCATCGCAGCTGGGCATCGGTGTGGTGTCGTCCACGGAAGTGGCCAACGACCCCCGGGTGGTGGCGCGACCGCTGGGCGGGCAGGGGCTGGTCAACCAGCACATGGTTGGCTGCCTGGAGCGGCGCCGTGAGTTACGCTTGATCCAGGCATTCCTGGGCCTGGCGGCCAGCCTTTGA